A stretch of Syntrophaceae bacterium DNA encodes these proteins:
- a CDS encoding EAL domain-containing protein yields the protein MTNCSSAPLSLSELKEIIAAEGIIVHFQQILSTRNHSVIGCEGLIRGLSPDGRILPPLSLFDAARRHGLTLEFDRLCREKVLASFRKLLDYKKNYLLFLNLETSFLSSETVGSGYFLNQVIRNGIPPANIVIEFVESRTADTGALLWFVKAYGECGFNIALDDVGAGHSNFDRISLLRPNIIKVDRSIISGVAADYFKQEIFRSLANLSQSIGSLILAEGVETREEAIRCLEYGADLFQGYYFARPRDRTILVPDEAEQKLTDVANDYKIKCIDMVKARRLQNKLYQKAARSVIRRLEGKPPAAFEGELREAMSQFDFIDALYVVDDGGIQQTDTVMKGSINRNVNPLFQAARKHEDLSYKEYYFQLINTDLKRYTTDHYISFATGNLCITLSHLFQGSNGHRYILCMDFLADDRSI from the coding sequence TTGACCAATTGCTCTAGTGCGCCCCTTTCCCTGTCAGAGCTGAAGGAGATCATCGCCGCCGAGGGGATCATCGTCCATTTTCAGCAGATCCTGTCGACCCGCAATCATTCCGTCATCGGATGCGAGGGACTGATCCGCGGCCTGTCCCCGGACGGCCGCATCCTGCCGCCTCTGTCCCTGTTCGACGCCGCACGGCGCCACGGTCTCACTTTGGAGTTTGACCGTCTCTGCAGGGAAAAGGTCCTGGCCTCCTTCCGCAAACTCCTTGATTACAAAAAGAATTATCTGCTTTTCCTCAACCTGGAAACATCGTTTTTGTCGTCCGAGACCGTGGGATCGGGATACTTTCTCAATCAGGTCATTCGGAACGGAATCCCGCCCGCCAATATCGTGATCGAATTCGTGGAATCCCGGACAGCCGACACCGGCGCCCTGCTGTGGTTCGTGAAAGCATACGGTGAATGCGGATTCAACATCGCCCTGGATGACGTGGGAGCCGGACACTCCAACTTCGACCGTATTTCCCTCCTGCGGCCCAATATCATCAAGGTCGACCGCTCCATCATCAGCGGGGTCGCCGCTGACTACTTCAAACAGGAGATCTTCCGATCCCTCGCCAACCTGTCGCAGAGCATCGGTTCCCTGATCCTGGCCGAAGGAGTGGAAACGAGAGAGGAGGCCATCCGTTGCCTTGAGTACGGTGCGGATCTGTTTCAGGGCTACTACTTTGCCCGGCCCCGGGACCGCACCATTCTCGTTCCGGACGAGGCGGAACAGAAACTCACGGATGTCGCGAACGACTATAAAATCAAGTGCATCGATATGGTAAAGGCCCGCCGTCTGCAGAACAAGCTTTATCAGAAAGCGGCCCGGAGCGTCATTCGGAGGCTGGAGGGAAAGCCGCCGGCGGCATTTGAAGGTGAACTCAGGGAAGCCATGTCGCAATTCGACTTCATCGATGCGCTTTATGTCGTGGACGACGGGGGGATTCAGCAGACGGATACGGTCATGAAGGGATCCATCAACAGGAATGTCAATCCTCTGTTTCAGGCGGCCAGGAAGCATGAGGACCTTTCCTACAAGGAATACTATTTCCAGCTGATCAACACCGATCTGAAAAGATATACAACGGACCACTACATCTCCTTCGCCACGGGCAACCTGTGCATCACCTTGAGCCATCTGTTTCAGGGCAGTAACGGACATCGATATATCCTCTGCATGGATTTTCTGGCAGACGACCGTTCGATCTGA